In Luteitalea sp. TBR-22, one genomic interval encodes:
- a CDS encoding LLM class flavin-dependent oxidoreductase: MTSPRLSVLDLTPFPSGSTAGTALRESVTLAQHVEALGYHRFWLAEHHNTGALACPAPEILIGQVAAATRTLRVGSGGVMLPNYSPLKVAEWFRVLEALHPGRIDLGIGRAPGTDQRTSLALRRSPQALMAEDFPDRVQDLLAYLEDAPTADGGRAVLAMPTGVPAPPVWMLGSSTFGARLAATLGLGFAFAYHIDPAPALAAFEIYRTAFRPTPRRESPEAILAVSAICGESRAHAEDLASSGDLLWVRFLGGDVHQRVPSVAEARAYAFTAGDRAIVGHVRSRLLLGTAADVAEQARGLARAFGASEVMVTTVVHDTAERRASYTRLMEAWRG; this comes from the coding sequence ATGACCTCGCCGCGCCTGTCCGTGCTCGACCTCACGCCCTTCCCGTCCGGGTCCACGGCAGGAACGGCCCTGCGCGAGTCCGTGACGTTGGCGCAGCACGTGGAGGCCCTCGGGTATCACCGCTTCTGGCTCGCCGAGCACCACAACACGGGCGCGCTCGCGTGCCCGGCACCCGAGATCCTCATCGGCCAGGTCGCCGCCGCCACCCGCACCCTGCGCGTCGGGTCCGGCGGCGTGATGCTGCCCAACTACAGTCCGCTGAAGGTCGCCGAATGGTTCCGCGTCCTCGAAGCCCTGCATCCGGGTCGCATCGACCTCGGCATCGGTCGCGCCCCCGGCACGGACCAGCGCACTTCGCTGGCATTGCGCCGCTCGCCTCAGGCCCTCATGGCCGAGGACTTTCCGGACCGCGTGCAGGACCTGCTCGCCTACCTGGAGGACGCGCCGACCGCCGATGGCGGTCGTGCGGTGCTCGCCATGCCGACGGGCGTGCCTGCCCCGCCGGTGTGGATGCTGGGCTCGAGCACGTTCGGGGCGCGACTGGCGGCGACGCTGGGACTCGGCTTCGCCTTCGCGTACCACATCGACCCCGCCCCGGCGCTCGCAGCCTTCGAGATCTACCGCACCGCATTCCGCCCGACGCCGCGACGGGAGTCACCCGAGGCCATCCTGGCCGTGTCGGCGATCTGCGGCGAGTCGAGGGCGCATGCCGAGGACCTCGCGTCGAGCGGCGACCTGCTCTGGGTGCGGTTCCTCGGGGGCGACGTGCACCAGCGGGTGCCGTCGGTCGCGGAAGCACGCGCCTACGCCTTCACCGCCGGCGACCGCGCCATCGTCGGTCACGTCCGCAGTCGCCTGCTGCTCGGCACCGCCGCGGACGTGGCCGAACAGGCACGCGGTCTGGCGCGCGCCTTCGGGGCATCGGAGGTGATGGTCACCACCGTGGTCCACGACACCGCAGAACGTCGCGCGAGTTACACGCGGTTGATGGAAGCCTGGCGAGGCTGA
- a CDS encoding MerR family transcriptional regulator → MPDVVIPDKPAFKAGEVCELAQIQPYVLRSWESEFPDLGLSKTPGGPRIYRRADVERVLRIRELVFTEGLTLSGVRRRFEAEQPPAPDDLFTLAAELQAAEAANARPVTGRGAPAREVAAPVVASAPEPVVSEEARLKLAKVKQDMRSLLDLLGPPGATPPPAPARRSRRA, encoded by the coding sequence GTGCCCGACGTGGTGATTCCGGACAAGCCCGCGTTCAAGGCCGGGGAAGTGTGCGAGCTCGCGCAGATCCAGCCGTACGTGCTGCGCTCGTGGGAATCGGAGTTCCCCGACCTGGGGTTGTCGAAGACCCCCGGCGGCCCGCGAATCTACAGGCGCGCCGATGTCGAGCGGGTGCTGCGCATCCGTGAGCTCGTCTTCACCGAAGGGCTGACGCTCTCGGGCGTCCGCCGTCGCTTCGAGGCCGAGCAGCCACCGGCCCCGGACGACCTCTTCACCCTCGCCGCCGAGTTGCAGGCCGCCGAAGCCGCCAACGCCAGGCCGGTGACCGGCCGGGGTGCCCCGGCGCGGGAGGTGGCCGCTCCGGTCGTCGCCTCGGCGCCCGAGCCGGTCGTGTCCGAGGAGGCGCGTCTGAAGCTGGCCAAGGTCAAACAGGACATGCGCTCGCTGCTGGACCTGCTGGGGCCGCCCGGCGCGACCCCGCCCCCGGCGCCCGCCCGGCGCTCGCGACGCGCCTGA
- the der gene encoding ribosome biogenesis GTPase Der, whose protein sequence is MTGPSARALPTVVLVGRPNVGKSTLFNRITRTRRAIVNAMAGTTRDVLAHEASWNEVPLRLVDTGGIFGHTEDPLHDMVVEHGKRAIAQADLIIFVVDGREGRLPGDDEIAAAVRTTSAPVLLAVNKADDKRARDRMYEFFSFGFDHVFEIAAEHGTGVPELLDEALAQLKAAGKVGRSGSEENPDEIAVAIVGRPNVGKSSLVNRLLREERLIVSDIPGTTRDAIDTVLQWHKRTFRIVDTAGIRRPGKVASAHAVEMVSVLTAKRAMERADVAVLVIDASQGATDQDAAIAGEAERLGCGMIIAANKWDLTKGEGDRYYKDFDEEQRFRMKFLDYAPLLHISALTGERAPKLLETVDRVAAARKKRVTTGELNRFVERLAREHPPSSPDKKHVKILYAAQTGVAPPQFVFFTNVATGFHFSYERFLINSLRETFGFEGTPIRISVRRREGRRQSPKGEEGKRVRKARPTSKD, encoded by the coding sequence ATGACAGGACCCTCCGCCCGCGCGCTGCCCACCGTGGTGCTCGTCGGACGCCCCAACGTGGGGAAGTCGACGCTCTTCAACCGCATCACGCGGACCCGCCGCGCCATCGTCAACGCGATGGCCGGGACGACGCGCGACGTCCTCGCGCACGAGGCGTCCTGGAACGAGGTGCCGTTGCGCCTGGTCGACACCGGCGGCATCTTCGGCCACACCGAGGATCCGCTGCACGACATGGTCGTGGAACACGGCAAGCGCGCCATTGCGCAGGCCGACCTCATCATCTTCGTGGTCGATGGCCGCGAAGGTCGCCTGCCGGGCGACGACGAGATTGCGGCCGCCGTGCGCACGACCAGCGCGCCGGTGCTGCTCGCCGTCAACAAGGCCGACGACAAGCGCGCGCGCGACCGCATGTACGAGTTCTTCTCGTTCGGCTTCGACCACGTCTTCGAGATCGCGGCCGAGCACGGCACGGGCGTGCCGGAACTGCTCGACGAGGCGCTGGCGCAGCTGAAGGCGGCCGGCAAGGTCGGCCGCAGCGGCAGCGAGGAGAACCCGGACGAGATCGCGGTCGCCATCGTCGGCCGGCCCAACGTCGGCAAGTCATCGCTGGTCAACCGGCTCCTGCGCGAGGAGCGGCTCATCGTCAGCGACATCCCCGGCACCACGCGCGACGCCATCGACACCGTGCTGCAGTGGCACAAGCGGACGTTCCGCATCGTCGACACGGCCGGGATCCGGCGGCCGGGCAAGGTGGCCAGCGCTCACGCCGTCGAGATGGTCAGCGTGCTCACGGCCAAGCGCGCCATGGAGCGGGCCGACGTCGCCGTGCTCGTGATCGATGCGTCGCAGGGCGCCACCGACCAGGACGCGGCCATTGCCGGTGAGGCGGAACGCCTCGGCTGCGGGATGATCATCGCGGCCAACAAGTGGGACCTCACCAAGGGGGAGGGCGACCGCTACTACAAGGATTTCGACGAGGAGCAGCGCTTCCGGATGAAGTTCCTCGACTACGCGCCGCTGCTGCACATCTCGGCGCTCACCGGCGAGCGCGCGCCCAAGCTGCTCGAGACCGTCGATCGGGTGGCCGCGGCCCGCAAGAAGCGCGTCACGACGGGCGAACTCAACCGCTTCGTCGAGCGCCTCGCGCGCGAGCATCCACCGTCGAGTCCCGACAAGAAGCACGTCAAGATCCTCTACGCCGCACAGACCGGTGTCGCGCCGCCCCAGTTCGTGTTCTTCACCAACGTGGCGACCGGCTTCCACTTCTCGTACGAGCGCTTCCTCATCAACAGCCTGCGCGAGACCTTCGGGTTCGAGGGCACGCCGATCCGCATCAGCGTCCGCAGGCGCGAGGGGCGTCGTCAGAGTCCGAAGGGCGAAGAGGGCAAGAGGGTCAGGAAGGCACGACCGACGTCGAAAGACTGA
- a CDS encoding HU family DNA-binding protein, whose translation MIKVDIINEVATIADITKVKAEIAVEAVFEAMREAMKRGERIELRGFGVFQVKPRKRGIGRNPRTGKEVRIPPGRTIRFKPGKDLQNIGG comes from the coding sequence ATGATCAAGGTCGACATCATCAACGAAGTGGCGACGATTGCCGACATCACCAAGGTGAAGGCCGAGATCGCCGTCGAGGCCGTCTTCGAGGCGATGCGCGAGGCCATGAAACGTGGCGAGCGTATCGAATTGCGCGGCTTCGGCGTCTTCCAGGTGAAGCCCCGCAAGCGCGGCATTGGCCGCAACCCCCGGACGGGCAAGGAGGTGCGCATCCCGCCGGGCCGCACCATCCGGTTCAAGCCGGGCAAGGATCTCCAGAACATCGGCGGCTGA
- a CDS encoding site-2 protease family protein, with protein MSTPPLPPPPFGPGDEPDPFSDARQVRWSAQDQAWTTGPLTPPVEAPVRIGSRGWVHLLLLVLTFVTMTWAGSSFFLNYVSAVGTRRVVVTAPVALLGGLWFSVPALLILGSHELGHYFACRYYRIPASLPYFVPAPMFSIVGTLGAVIRMALPRTRRALFDVGIAGPLAGFLVLLPLAIYGVSHSYVVRLPRQFALQGGLNLGDPLLLTLLQKFYFGALPDRALFVMHPTGFAAWFGLLATALNLFPAGQLDGGHIVHAIVGRASRYVTLVSVLILLGLAVFVSYSWAVWTVLLVLMTYAFGLDHPPVGEEHLPIGNVRLALAVVAVAMFALSFTPVPISPMDFVGGR; from the coding sequence GTGTCCACGCCTCCCCTGCCTCCGCCCCCCTTCGGCCCCGGCGACGAACCGGATCCGTTCTCCGACGCGCGCCAGGTTCGCTGGTCGGCGCAGGATCAGGCGTGGACGACCGGCCCACTCACGCCACCCGTGGAAGCCCCCGTCCGCATCGGTTCACGCGGCTGGGTCCACCTGCTGCTGCTCGTGCTCACGTTCGTCACGATGACGTGGGCCGGATCGAGCTTCTTCCTGAACTACGTCTCGGCCGTGGGCACGCGGCGAGTGGTGGTCACGGCCCCCGTGGCCTTGCTCGGCGGCCTCTGGTTCAGCGTGCCGGCGCTGTTGATCCTCGGCTCGCATGAACTCGGGCACTACTTCGCGTGTCGATATTACCGGATCCCGGCATCGCTCCCGTATTTCGTGCCGGCTCCGATGTTCTCGATCGTCGGTACGCTCGGGGCGGTGATCCGGATGGCGCTGCCGCGCACCCGACGCGCCCTCTTCGATGTCGGCATCGCCGGTCCGCTGGCCGGCTTCCTCGTGCTGCTGCCCCTGGCCATCTACGGCGTCTCGCATTCGTACGTCGTGCGACTGCCCCGCCAGTTCGCGCTGCAGGGCGGACTCAACCTCGGCGATCCGCTGCTGCTGACCTTGCTGCAGAAGTTCTACTTCGGCGCCCTGCCGGACCGTGCGTTGTTCGTGATGCACCCCACGGGCTTTGCCGCGTGGTTCGGCCTGCTTGCGACGGCCCTCAACCTCTTTCCGGCCGGGCAACTCGACGGCGGCCACATCGTGCACGCGATCGTCGGACGCGCCTCGCGCTACGTGACGCTCGTGTCGGTCCTGATCCTGCTGGGGCTGGCCGTGTTCGTGTCGTACAGCTGGGCGGTGTGGACGGTGCTGCTGGTGCTGATGACCTACGCGTTCGGCCTCGATCACCCGCCGGTCGGCGAGGAACACCTGCCCATCGGGAACGTGCGCCTCGCCCTGGCCGTCGTCGCCGTGGCGATGTTCGCCCTCAGCTTCACGCCGGTGCCGATCAGCCCGATGGACTTCGTCGGCGGCCGGTAG
- the priA gene encoding primosomal protein N', with product MRLVRVAVPVPGLGLLTYRLPDGLQAPRGTRVIVPVGPRKVTGLVTHDNAPPDDVPDRLRDVLEVLDDVTFLPEPVVDLALWVGEYYLAGPGEVISAAMPPKGWLRGDMTLTLAEDAGEVEVHGAFELPLDDQVDEAVLALLREKGPVLRRQVPRAVATRLRATDVTPDVVSRAVRRLLRLGQVRLQPVVTGKADAARKRRWIRPTALASEPASQRLGARQAAACAVLVGSPEGVDANVLRDQGIGSEVVRRLVAMGLATVEWRAVERDPFASGSAGVSDALAAPAFLPLTGEQEATLATLEPLLERGFHAALLHGVTGSGKTQVYLRLARAALARNRGVLLLVPEIALTSAVASLFRRAFGERVAIQHSGLSDGERYDQWHRIRRGEVDVVIGTRSAVFAPLPDVGLVIVDEEHDTAYKQEESPRYHGRDAALVRARDAGALAVLGSATPSLETWRHASEGRYRLVQMRQRVNDRPLAEVETIDMRDVLATEGPDVVLSQPLREALQACVARHEQAMVLLNRRGYAPSLLCRGCGNSAECPNCAVTLTVHRRAGQVRCHYCGYAAALPTACPSCKGEFLEYTGVGTERVEQSVLEAVPGARVARVDRDTMQRRGAIGQVLARFARRELDVLVGTQMIAKGHDFPQVTLVGVVSADIGLGVADFRAAERTFQLLTQVAGRAGRGDIRGTALVQTLHPHHYAIGMAARQAYDEFVVREMEYRERMRYPPWLSLINIVVRHASLATALKEAGQLADTLRSLAAERFGVLGPAPAPLGRLRGESRVQLFLKGRDRAAMRQATRQAISGMPSLQKRVTVDVDPLTML from the coding sequence ATGCGCCTGGTCCGCGTGGCCGTGCCCGTCCCGGGGCTCGGCCTGCTGACCTATCGCCTGCCGGACGGCCTGCAGGCGCCCCGCGGCACGCGCGTCATCGTGCCCGTCGGCCCGCGCAAGGTCACCGGCCTGGTCACCCACGACAACGCCCCGCCAGACGACGTCCCGGACCGCTTGCGGGACGTGCTGGAGGTGCTCGACGACGTTACGTTCCTGCCCGAGCCGGTGGTGGACCTCGCGTTGTGGGTCGGCGAGTACTACCTCGCCGGGCCGGGCGAGGTGATCTCGGCGGCGATGCCGCCCAAGGGCTGGCTGCGCGGCGACATGACCCTCACCCTGGCCGAGGACGCGGGTGAGGTGGAGGTGCACGGTGCCTTCGAGTTGCCGCTCGACGATCAGGTCGACGAGGCGGTGCTCGCGCTGTTGCGCGAGAAGGGACCGGTCCTGCGGCGGCAGGTGCCACGTGCCGTCGCGACGCGCCTGCGTGCGACCGACGTGACGCCCGACGTGGTCTCGCGCGCCGTGCGTCGCCTGCTCAGGCTGGGCCAGGTGCGGCTGCAACCCGTGGTCACCGGGAAGGCCGACGCGGCGCGCAAGCGTCGGTGGATTCGGCCCACCGCGCTCGCCAGCGAGCCCGCGAGCCAGCGCCTCGGGGCACGACAGGCCGCGGCGTGCGCCGTGCTGGTGGGCTCACCCGAGGGCGTCGACGCCAACGTGCTGCGCGACCAGGGCATCGGCAGCGAGGTGGTGCGTCGGTTGGTCGCGATGGGCCTGGCCACCGTGGAGTGGCGCGCCGTGGAGCGCGACCCGTTCGCGAGCGGCTCGGCGGGCGTGTCCGACGCGCTGGCCGCGCCGGCATTCCTCCCGCTGACGGGCGAGCAGGAGGCGACGCTGGCGACGCTCGAGCCGCTGCTCGAGCGCGGGTTCCACGCGGCCTTGTTGCACGGCGTGACCGGCAGCGGCAAGACGCAGGTCTACCTCCGGCTGGCGCGCGCGGCGCTGGCGCGCAACCGCGGCGTGCTGCTGCTGGTGCCCGAGATCGCCCTGACCTCCGCCGTCGCGTCGCTGTTCCGGCGGGCGTTCGGCGAACGCGTCGCGATCCAGCACTCCGGGCTGTCCGACGGCGAGCGCTACGACCAATGGCACCGCATCCGCCGCGGCGAAGTGGACGTGGTCATCGGCACGCGATCGGCGGTGTTCGCGCCGCTGCCCGACGTCGGGCTGGTGATCGTCGACGAGGAGCACGACACCGCCTACAAGCAGGAGGAGAGCCCGCGCTACCACGGGCGCGACGCCGCGCTGGTGCGGGCGCGGGACGCCGGGGCGCTGGCCGTGCTCGGGTCGGCCACCCCGTCGCTCGAGACGTGGCGCCATGCGTCGGAGGGACGGTATCGCCTCGTGCAGATGCGGCAGCGTGTCAACGATCGCCCGCTCGCCGAGGTGGAGACCATCGACATGCGCGACGTGCTCGCCACCGAGGGGCCGGACGTCGTGTTGAGCCAGCCGTTGCGCGAGGCGTTGCAGGCGTGTGTCGCCCGTCACGAACAGGCGATGGTGCTCCTCAACCGACGCGGGTACGCGCCATCGCTGCTGTGTCGCGGCTGCGGCAACAGCGCCGAGTGCCCCAACTGCGCGGTGACGCTCACGGTGCATCGTCGCGCCGGACAGGTGCGGTGTCATTACTGCGGGTACGCAGCCGCGCTCCCGACGGCGTGCCCCTCGTGCAAAGGCGAGTTCCTCGAGTACACGGGTGTGGGCACCGAGCGGGTGGAGCAGTCGGTGCTCGAGGCGGTGCCGGGCGCGCGCGTGGCGCGGGTGGACCGTGACACGATGCAGCGGCGCGGCGCCATCGGGCAGGTGCTCGCGCGGTTCGCGCGTCGCGAGCTCGACGTGCTGGTCGGCACGCAGATGATTGCCAAGGGCCACGACTTCCCGCAGGTGACGCTGGTCGGCGTGGTGTCGGCCGACATCGGCCTCGGCGTCGCGGACTTCCGCGCTGCGGAGCGCACGTTCCAGTTGCTCACGCAGGTGGCCGGCAGGGCGGGCCGGGGGGACATCCGCGGCACCGCGTTGGTGCAGACGCTGCATCCGCACCACTATGCGATCGGCATGGCGGCGCGGCAGGCCTACGACGAGTTCGTGGTGCGCGAGATGGAGTACCGCGAGCGCATGCGGTACCCGCCCTGGCTGTCGCTGATCAACATCGTGGTGCGGCACGCGTCGCTGGCGACCGCGCTCAAGGAGGCCGGACAGCTTGCCGACACGCTGCGGTCACTCGCGGCGGAGCGCTTCGGCGTGCTCGGGCCGGCGCCGGCGCCGCTCGGGCGGTTGCGCGGCGAGTCGCGCGTGCAGCTGTTCCTGAAGGGCCGCGACCGCGCGGCGATGCGTCAGGCGACCCGCCAGGCGATCAGCGGGATGCCGTCCTTGCAGAAGCGCGTGACGGTCGACGTCGATCCGCTGACGATGCTCTGA
- a CDS encoding uracil-DNA glycosylase: MSDGQDPRAQLRAHLQFYADLGIAGFSRDAAWTGRRAAEAGHRAPEERIASASNALSVEQDASTADGRLPTADLSALDSLEALRAHIGPQCTRCKLCQLGRKQVVFGVGNPQADLMFVGEAPGSDEDEQGVPFVGRAGQLLTKIIEAIEMRRDDVYIANVIKCRPPGNRNPEPDEVAVCEPFLFRQIDLVRPRVIVALGKFAAQSLLRTDTPITKLRGRVHQFRGATLVPTFHPAYLLRSPDKKRETWEDMKLVRSLLRQAPGETGPAAVEGGEAR; this comes from the coding sequence ATGAGCGACGGCCAGGATCCCCGCGCGCAACTGCGTGCGCACCTGCAGTTCTACGCCGACCTCGGCATCGCCGGCTTCAGCCGCGACGCGGCGTGGACGGGGAGGCGGGCAGCGGAAGCCGGGCACCGGGCACCGGAGGAGCGCATCGCCAGTGCCTCGAATGCCCTGTCAGTCGAGCAGGACGCCTCGACGGCTGACGGCCGATTGCCGACGGCCGATCTCTCGGCGCTCGACTCCCTCGAGGCCCTGCGCGCCCACATCGGCCCACAGTGCACGCGCTGCAAGCTCTGTCAGCTCGGGCGCAAGCAGGTGGTCTTCGGCGTCGGCAACCCGCAGGCCGACCTGATGTTCGTCGGCGAGGCCCCCGGCTCGGACGAAGACGAGCAGGGCGTCCCGTTCGTCGGTCGGGCGGGGCAGCTGCTCACGAAGATCATCGAGGCGATCGAGATGCGTCGCGACGACGTGTACATCGCCAACGTCATCAAGTGCCGGCCGCCTGGCAATCGCAACCCCGAGCCGGACGAAGTGGCGGTGTGCGAGCCGTTCCTCTTCCGGCAGATCGACCTCGTGCGTCCCCGCGTCATCGTCGCGCTCGGCAAGTTCGCCGCGCAGAGCCTGTTGCGCACCGACACGCCGATCACCAAGCTGCGCGGACGTGTCCACCAGTTCCGCGGCGCCACGCTCGTGCCGACCTTCCATCCCGCGTACCTGCTCCGCAGCCCGGACAAGAAGCGCGAGACGTGGGAGGACATGAAGCTGGTGCGCTCCCTCCTGCGACAGGCCCCCGGCGAGACGGGCCCCGCCGCAGTCGAGGGCGGCGAGGCGCGCTGA